The genomic window TCTAATCACCTAAGGATGGTCCATTGAACAGAGCGACCCTGCTTAAAACAGCAGTACGCCAGAACCATCTCCGCTCCAACCCCCTGCCGCCGGATGCCTACGCATATACGTCCATCTCGTCCTCTAGGTAGCCAGCTCAATCATACCGCTTTGCGGCTATTCCAAACCTCCAGCACTTATCTTTGACGCAAACGCTCTGTAAAGCTCACAGCCACCTGAATCGCGCTTTCGATCATCGACTTCGGTGGCAGTGTGTGGGCGAAAGGACCTTCGTACTGCACGACTCGGAAGTCGTTGTCCTCATGTTGTGATTCCGCAAAGGGAAGAAAGTGCTTTGAGTGGAAACCATCGTTTTGATTTGTGAGGTAAAGGACATGGTTCGGTACCGACACATTGTACTGCTCTAACACTGAAAGTCGTTCTCGAATCGGAGCATCCCACTGAGGGTCGATGTGGCTGGCGACCACCTTGTCGGGAGCAAGCGAAGGCATAACGTTTCTCAAGAAACTGAAGAACGGCCATTGCATAGAACCATCTTCGTTCAACGCCGGCACTGTCGTGTCTGGATCAATTACCAGCGCTACCGAGTCTGGGAGCATCGTCGAAATACGCAATGCAGCAAATCCTCCACCAGAAAAGCCGAAGAATACGACCCTCTTGGCCTGCGTAGCGCGGACAATCTCCGAGACCTTTCCAGCCAGGTATCGGAGAAAATCAAACTCCAGAGTTCCCAGATACCATCCGAGCCTTAATTCCGGATGGCTAAGTAGCGCTGGATCCGCAATAAATAGGCTATTCACTCCTGCGCGCCTCATGGTGTTAAACCATTCAAACCTCGGCAGCCGGTACTTTTTTCGGTCGATAGCGCCATGGAAGACTACAAAGAGAGTTTCACTTCCTTGATTGAGATACAGATAGTCAAGAATTCCCTTATCCGGTAGTCGGCAGCGACCTTGACTCACGCCGGGAGAATCTAGGTCAATGCCAAACTCCGAAACCTCACTAGGCACGAGCGAGCTAATATCGGGTTGAGCTTCAGACAAGGGAACCACACCAGGCACACCTTCAGCCGGGATAAACGAGGCACGCCCGGTCACTGCAAGATGATGGTCATCTGGAAGATCGCCAGAGACTACCGCATAATCTTCGACGAAACATCCCGCCCCAATCTCAACACCGCCTTTAATCACGACTCCATTGCCCACATAGCTCCCAGCACCGATATTGGTCGTCATCTCGCGGTCATCCGCCGGTACTCTCTTATGAGCTGGCCCCAGACCGGATGTACAAGTAGTCACGACGACTGAATCACCGATAATCACGTCGTTTTGAGCTATTACATTCCCAAAGACCGCACAATTGCTACCGATCTCCACCCTCTGACCTGCGCGTAGCTCACCATCGATTCGGGTAGACACCCCAACTTCAGAGTCTGCACCGAGGAAAACGACACCAGTCACACGGACCCCGGCCGAAAGCTTCGCCGCGTCTTTCAATATTGCAGTACCTTCAATTGCCACGGCATCGCCAATTTGTGCTCCCTTTTCGAGACGCACGTTGTGCGCATTAGATGTTTCCGCCGTACTCGCAACGGATGCACCGGGACTAATGTGAATCGACAAAGCTCCCACCTACGACCATTGATTTAATCCAAGGGGAATCAAGAGAGCCGCCCCATCCGAAAAGGCCCCGTACTCTCGATCGCTCCTAACCTCTCAACTAATTTACGGTTGCCGGGGTGAGAAACCAATTGCTGTCTTCCCACGGGGCAAGGAGCGACCGACCCCAAATATCCGAAATTCTTTGCCTATGCTCCTCAGATAGTTTCGGAAGCCTATTGCGGTGGAGACCAAAGAGCGGTATACCCTTTTCGACCAACTCATCCAGCATTTTTTCGACGCCCGAGTCTGAGTCAGGATGCTGGGTGAAAAGGGTCCGAACAGGCAACGCGCTCCGGTGATACAGCCCAAGCTGATCCTGCTTCTCTAGCCAAGCCACATATAGCAAGAATTCGGTACCACCGCTTTGAGACAACGCCCTCAACAGATGCGTCTCGTACTTCTTCTCGAGAAAATCCACCAATTCAACTGCGACATCCGTAAAGAAGACACAAGGAGTAATTGAGGGGGTCATCAAGTTGTCAAAAAACGACTCTGGAATCTCAACTGCTAGGCGGGATCGTTCGACGTATTTTTTCCAGTATGGCGAGATAGCCACACGAGCAGTTACAGGACGACCAGCGTGAAAGAAGTCCTCCACTGAACTTGGTCGAACGAAATGATTTTTCGAATCTAGCATCAAGTAATTGGGAGCTTCTTCGCCGAACCGTTCCTTGTAGTACCTAGAGATAGCCAACTTGATCGCTTGCTGATCGTAGTAACCAGTCTTATCTATGCCCGGTAGAATTTCAGAAAACGTCTTAACTCTTACTAGCGACTTAAACTCACTGCTAACGACGTTTCCAAGTGCATTTAGGAACTGCTCCCTGAGCGCCTCATCGTCACTACCGTTGGCGATAACCGTATATTCGCAAAGACCGGATTTTTCAAAAAGCCGGTCAATCGATAGAGCTTGCAAGATCGCAAGCCGGAAGTCCTTCTCATAAAAGATGCTTGCTATTGGGATCTGCGCGGTTTCCATTCTTCGTAGTCTACCGCAGCCAAACATTCCCTGTAGTGACTATTCTTCTCATCGTCAGTGGTTTCACTTGAGAAATCCATCCCCCGTAAAACCTCCCCGCGAAAGCCCACATGGAAATTCTAGTTGTATTCAAATTTCGATTTTCCCGTGCAATCACCTGATATAATCTTCCCATGCGTATGACGGT from Corynebacterium confusum includes these protein-coding regions:
- a CDS encoding DUF6492 family protein; the encoded protein is METAQIPIASIFYEKDFRLAILQALSIDRLFEKSGLCEYTVIANGSDDEALREQFLNALGNVVSSEFKSLVRVKTFSEILPGIDKTGYYDQQAIKLAISRYYKERFGEEAPNYLMLDSKNHFVRPSSVEDFFHAGRPVTARVAISPYWKKYVERSRLAVEIPESFFDNLMTPSITPCVFFTDVAVELVDFLEKKYETHLLRALSQSGGTEFLLYVAWLEKQDQLGLYHRSALPVRTLFTQHPDSDSGVEKMLDELVEKGIPLFGLHRNRLPKLSEEHRQRISDIWGRSLLAPWEDSNWFLTPATVN
- a CDS encoding acyltransferase; the protein is MSIHISPGASVASTAETSNAHNVRLEKGAQIGDAVAIEGTAILKDAAKLSAGVRVTGVVFLGADSEVGVSTRIDGELRAGQRVEIGSNCAVFGNVIAQNDVIIGDSVVVTTCTSGLGPAHKRVPADDREMTTNIGAGSYVGNGVVIKGGVEIGAGCFVEDYAVVSGDLPDDHHLAVTGRASFIPAEGVPGVVPLSEAQPDISSLVPSEVSEFGIDLDSPGVSQGRCRLPDKGILDYLYLNQGSETLFVVFHGAIDRKKYRLPRFEWFNTMRRAGVNSLFIADPALLSHPELRLGWYLGTLEFDFLRYLAGKVSEIVRATQAKRVVFFGFSGGGFAALRISTMLPDSVALVIDPDTTVPALNEDGSMQWPFFSFLRNVMPSLAPDKVVASHIDPQWDAPIRERLSVLEQYNVSVPNHVLYLTNQNDGFHSKHFLPFAESQHEDNDFRVVQYEGPFAHTLPPKSMIESAIQVAVSFTERLRQR